The proteins below come from a single Nostoc sp. KVJ3 genomic window:
- a CDS encoding PP2C family serine/threonine-protein phosphatase, translating to MKISKQIAQWRIVAASVCGTSHLKNKQLCQDAHHWQILSDNILVAAAADGAGSASLGKVGAMIAVETAIENISTKGITRKILSDDAYVRSLLNDAILAAKNAVEAEAATCDKQLQDLATTLIMMVATPEVVAVVQIGDGLAVAKDRMGNLLALTIPDSGEYINETTFLTSPTALDTAQMRLWRTDIVNVGIITDGLQMLALNMVVGEPHKPFFFPLFEFVANTEDKTVAKEQLVKFLHSERITQRTDDDLTLIIAAFNDS from the coding sequence ATGAAAATATCAAAACAGATTGCTCAATGGCGGATTGTGGCTGCGTCTGTGTGTGGTACAAGTCACTTAAAAAATAAGCAGTTATGTCAGGATGCTCATCACTGGCAGATATTGTCAGATAATATTTTAGTGGCGGCCGCAGCAGATGGCGCGGGTTCTGCTAGCCTTGGGAAAGTGGGAGCGATGATTGCTGTGGAGACAGCAATAGAAAATATTTCCACCAAAGGAATCACTCGAAAGATTTTGAGTGATGATGCTTATGTGCGATCGCTCTTAAATGATGCCATATTAGCCGCCAAAAACGCTGTAGAGGCTGAAGCGGCTACTTGTGACAAACAGCTTCAAGACTTAGCAACTACCTTAATTATGATGGTTGCCACACCAGAAGTTGTAGCTGTAGTGCAAATAGGTGATGGTTTGGCAGTGGCAAAAGATCGTATGGGCAATCTCCTGGCGCTAACTATACCTGATAGCGGCGAATACATCAACGAAACCACTTTTTTAACTTCTCCTACGGCCTTAGATACAGCGCAGATGAGATTATGGCGCACAGATATAGTTAATGTTGGTATAATTACTGACGGACTGCAAATGCTGGCTTTGAATATGGTTGTTGGTGAACCTCACAAACCCTTCTTCTTTCCGCTATTTGAATTTGTAGCCAATACCGAGGATAAAACAGTAGCGAAGGAGCAGTTGGTAAAATTTTTACACTCAGAACGGATTACACAACGCACTGATGATGACTTAACACTCATTATAGCTGCATTCAACGACTCATGA
- a CDS encoding tetratricopeptide repeat protein encodes MQVLRCSTRKEILSLNVSLGRGGEACVYAVPSDSNLVAKIYHKPTTAHADKLEAMLANPPENPTASLGHISIAWPEDLLRTADDKNSILGFLMPRIQGMRPIIDFYNPRTRRQHCPLFNYQYLLRTARNLAAAFAALHASGYCIGDVNESNILVSDTALVTLIDTDSFQVLDPNKNVVYRCPVGKPEFTPPELQNKTFAQHDREISHDLFGLAVLVFQLLMEGTHPFSGIFQGAIEPPPYEARIASGHFTYSQKRYVPYLPTPIAPPWEILHPSLQELFVRCFEEGHNNPQLRPSAQTWLSAIAEAEDSLITCTTNPQHRYNNHMRACPWCERTVRLGGRDPFPSHRAIEAREHLQPRIKARKHYTQTPHFPQRAISPHLVNYWQPMMTPSGSAYKRSKKSKLYPVICCLLGFGLLGYADVMIKFTEPLVYQNAYTQQALKSRQTINKLSFADYYQQGYTAYQDRDYEKAIASFSEAIEQEPTHSRAIINRGNARYNMKDYEGAVTDYSQALKIDPNQVKALVNRGNARYMLAEYSNDPDTEYSLAIADYNQAIGLDNNEVEAHIRRGIVRAQMAKYSGESQQDYKKAIIDFTQAIKLNISQAEAYFQRGLVYYQIAQYSSNYEQEYNLAIADFNQALTISPKLAKAYLKRGMVRYELAQYGGSQSHKNQAKAIEDVQTSAKMFLAQDDMDNYQQALSNMCVVVENKCDPLFQSSSNLEKTN; translated from the coding sequence ATGCAGGTACTACGTTGTTCCACTAGAAAAGAAATCCTCAGCCTCAATGTCAGTTTGGGGCGTGGCGGTGAAGCTTGTGTTTATGCAGTGCCATCCGATAGCAACTTGGTGGCAAAGATTTACCATAAGCCAACGACTGCCCATGCTGATAAATTAGAGGCAATGCTTGCCAACCCGCCAGAAAATCCTACGGCTAGTTTGGGGCATATCTCTATCGCTTGGCCAGAGGATTTATTGCGGACAGCAGATGACAAAAATAGCATCCTGGGCTTTTTGATGCCACGCATCCAGGGGATGCGTCCAATCATCGACTTTTACAACCCCAGAACCCGTCGCCAACACTGTCCCCTATTCAACTATCAGTACCTGCTCCGCACGGCTCGTAACTTAGCGGCAGCTTTTGCAGCTTTGCACGCTAGTGGATATTGTATTGGTGATGTAAACGAGTCAAATATCCTCGTCAGTGACACCGCACTGGTAACTTTAATAGACACAGACTCCTTCCAAGTACTCGACCCCAACAAGAATGTTGTTTATCGTTGTCCAGTAGGTAAACCAGAGTTTACCCCACCAGAACTACAAAATAAAACTTTTGCCCAGCACGATCGCGAAATTTCTCACGACTTATTTGGGTTAGCAGTGCTGGTATTTCAACTCCTAATGGAAGGCACTCACCCATTTTCGGGGATTTTTCAAGGTGCTATTGAGCCACCGCCCTACGAAGCCCGCATTGCATCTGGTCATTTCACGTACAGCCAAAAACGGTACGTACCCTACCTACCTACCCCCATTGCCCCCCCTTGGGAAATTCTTCATCCCAGCTTACAAGAACTATTTGTCCGCTGTTTTGAAGAGGGTCACAATAACCCACAACTACGCCCCAGCGCCCAGACTTGGCTCTCAGCAATCGCTGAAGCCGAAGATTCCCTAATTACCTGCACCACAAATCCCCAACATCGCTACAACAACCACATGCGTGCCTGTCCGTGGTGTGAACGTACCGTACGATTAGGTGGACGCGACCCCTTCCCATCACATCGGGCTATAGAAGCTAGAGAACATCTCCAACCGCGAATCAAAGCGAGAAAACATTACACCCAGACACCGCATTTTCCCCAACGAGCCATATCACCGCACTTGGTTAATTATTGGCAGCCAATGATGACCCCAAGCGGTTCAGCTTACAAACGCTCCAAGAAGTCAAAATTGTACCCAGTGATTTGTTGCTTGTTGGGTTTTGGTTTATTGGGATATGCGGACGTAATGATTAAATTTACTGAGCCGTTGGTTTACCAAAATGCTTACACTCAACAAGCATTGAAGTCTCGCCAGACAATTAACAAACTCAGCTTCGCTGATTACTATCAGCAAGGTTACACTGCTTACCAAGACCGAGACTATGAAAAAGCAATTGCCAGCTTTAGCGAAGCAATTGAACAAGAACCGACACATAGCAGAGCAATTATAAATCGTGGCAATGCTCGCTATAACATGAAAGACTACGAAGGAGCAGTTACGGATTATAGCCAAGCTCTCAAAATCGATCCCAATCAAGTCAAAGCTTTAGTCAATCGGGGTAATGCCCGCTATATGCTCGCCGAATATAGCAACGATCCTGATACAGAATATAGTCTAGCGATCGCAGACTATAATCAAGCCATCGGTCTGGATAATAATGAAGTGGAAGCTCATATCAGACGAGGCATTGTCCGCGCTCAAATGGCTAAATATAGCGGTGAATCTCAACAAGATTACAAAAAAGCCATCATAGATTTTACTCAGGCAATCAAACTAAATATATCCCAAGCAGAAGCTTACTTTCAGAGAGGTCTTGTCTATTATCAAATTGCTCAATATAGCAGCAATTATGAGCAAGAATATAATCTAGCGATCGCTGACTTTAACCAAGCACTAACTATCAGCCCTAAACTAGCAAAAGCATATCTCAAACGAGGCATGGTTCGCTATGAGTTAGCACAATATGGTGGTAGTCAATCTCACAAAAATCAGGCGAAAGCTATCGAAGATGTACAGACATCTGCCAAAATGTTTCTTGCACAAGATGATATGGATAATTATCAGCAAGCACTCAGTAATATGTGTGTAGTCGTAGAAAACAAATGTGACCCTTTATTCCAAAGCTCAAGTAATCTGGAAAAAACTAACTAA
- the rfbF gene encoding glucose-1-phosphate cytidylyltransferase: MKAVILAGGLGTRLSEETSIRPKPMVEIGGKPILWHIMKTYSAHGINDFIICCGYKGYIIKEYFANYFLHMSDVTFDMRFNQMNVHSGYAEPWRVTLVNTGDNTMTGGRLKRISEHIGNETFCFTYGDGVSNINITELVNFHKQQNTLGTLTAVQPAGRFGAISLGYEQTKITSFREKPEGDGAWINGGYFVLEPEVINLIADDSTVWEQEPLEKLADMEQLSAFKHDGFWQPMDTLRDKNYLEGLWKNNQAPWKVW; this comes from the coding sequence ATGAAAGCGGTGATTTTGGCTGGAGGGCTTGGTACACGCCTCAGTGAAGAAACTAGTATCAGACCCAAGCCGATGGTTGAGATTGGTGGTAAGCCAATTCTCTGGCACATAATGAAGACTTACTCCGCCCACGGCATTAATGACTTCATCATTTGTTGCGGTTACAAAGGTTACATAATCAAGGAGTATTTTGCTAACTACTTCTTACACATGTCAGATGTCACCTTTGATATGCGATTTAACCAGATGAACGTGCATTCTGGTTATGCTGAACCCTGGCGTGTTACCTTAGTAAACACGGGTGATAATACCATGACAGGCGGACGCTTAAAACGAATCAGCGAGCATATTGGTAATGAAACTTTTTGTTTTACTTATGGTGATGGTGTAAGTAATATTAATATCACCGAGCTAGTTAACTTTCATAAACAACAAAATACATTAGGAACCCTCACAGCCGTTCAACCAGCCGGACGCTTTGGAGCCATTTCCTTGGGATATGAGCAAACTAAAATTACCAGCTTTCGGGAAAAACCAGAAGGTGATGGAGCTTGGATTAATGGCGGTTACTTTGTGTTAGAACCAGAAGTAATTAATTTGATTGCTGATGACTCTACAGTATGGGAGCAAGAGCCATTAGAAAAGCTAGCTGACATGGAACAGCTATCCGCTTTTAAACATGATGGTTTTTGGCAACCAATGGATACTTTACGCGATAAAAACTATCTCGAAGGGCTATGGAAAAATAATCAAGCTCCTTGGAAGGTATGGTAA
- the lhgO gene encoding L-2-hydroxyglutarate oxidase, producing MYDFTIIGGGIVGLSTALALGKRYPNARILVLEKESQLAFHQTGNNSGVIHSGIYYKPGSFKAKFCRDGSRSMVEFCQEHGIEHEVCGKVIVATEEQELPRLENLYQRGLDNGIEVKRISPEEVREIEPHVKCVGGLRVFSTGIVNYKQVCLKYAQLIQQQGGDLHLNTKVLKISPSGKNQVLETNKGNFATRFVINCTGLHSDRTAKLGKVEPQAKIVPFRGEYYELTPEKRYLVKTLIYPVPNPDFPFLGVHFTRMIDGSVHAGPNAVLSLKREGYKKTDFDLRDFLEVITYPGFWKLAAKHADEGIQEIIRSFSKAAFTRSLQKLIPEVQAEDLVPTHAGVRAQALMNDGKLVDDFLIVSGQNSIHVCNAPSPAATSSLEIGKALVAEIPQPSHLNNVVTA from the coding sequence ATGTATGATTTTACGATTATAGGTGGGGGAATAGTTGGACTCTCTACAGCCCTAGCTTTAGGAAAACGCTATCCCAATGCGCGTATTTTAGTACTAGAAAAAGAAAGCCAATTGGCATTTCATCAAACCGGTAATAATAGCGGGGTAATTCATTCTGGTATTTACTACAAGCCAGGGAGTTTCAAAGCTAAATTTTGTCGTGACGGTTCTCGCTCTATGGTAGAATTTTGCCAAGAGCATGGAATTGAGCATGAAGTTTGTGGTAAGGTGATTGTTGCGACCGAAGAACAAGAGCTACCACGTCTAGAAAATCTCTACCAACGCGGCTTAGACAATGGCATAGAAGTTAAGAGAATCAGCCCCGAAGAAGTCAGGGAAATAGAACCTCACGTAAAATGCGTAGGTGGACTTCGGGTATTCTCAACTGGTATTGTTAATTACAAGCAAGTTTGTTTAAAATATGCCCAGCTAATTCAACAGCAGGGTGGAGATTTACATCTCAATACAAAAGTTCTGAAAATCTCCCCAAGTGGTAAAAATCAGGTACTGGAAACAAACAAAGGTAACTTTGCAACCCGCTTTGTCATTAATTGTACAGGATTGCATAGCGATCGCACCGCCAAATTAGGTAAAGTTGAACCCCAAGCCAAAATCGTCCCATTCCGAGGAGAATACTACGAGCTAACCCCAGAAAAACGCTATCTCGTCAAGACACTAATTTATCCAGTTCCCAATCCAGATTTTCCCTTCCTGGGTGTCCACTTTACCCGAATGATTGATGGTAGCGTCCACGCCGGGCCAAACGCGGTTCTGTCACTCAAACGTGAAGGTTACAAAAAAACCGACTTTGACTTACGCGATTTTCTGGAAGTCATCACTTATCCTGGTTTCTGGAAATTGGCAGCCAAACACGCTGATGAAGGCATCCAAGAAATCATTCGTTCCTTTAGTAAAGCAGCCTTCACCAGAAGTTTGCAAAAACTAATTCCCGAAGTCCAAGCAGAAGACTTAGTTCCCACCCATGCAGGAGTCCGCGCTCAAGCCTTAATGAACGATGGCAAGCTTGTAGACGACTTTTTGATTGTTTCCGGTCAAAACTCCATCCATGTTTGCAATGCTCCTTCTCCAGCCGCTACATCTTCTCTAGAAATCGGCAAAGCGCTTGTGGCAGAAATTCCCCAACCATCGCATCTAAATAATGTAGTAACTGCATAG
- a CDS encoding NAD-dependent epimerase/dehydratase family protein — MKILVTGTEGYLGSLLPSLLIERGHEVIGLDTGFYKVGWLYNANGVTPKTLNKDIRNITPDDLEGVEAIVHMAELSNDPAGQLAPNITYEINHVGSVRLASLAKAMGVRRFVYMSSCSVYGVATAGDVTEESPINPQTAYAECKTLVERDVRPLADDDFSPTFMRNATAFGASPRMRFDIVLNNLAGLAWTSKQIKMTSDGTPWRPLVHALDICKAIVCALEAPRDIVHNQIFNVGDTANNYRVKEIAEIIADIFPDCKLSFGDNGSDNRSYRVSFEKINTILPGFKCDWNARLGAQQLFDLFSQIDMAEDTFLFRGFTRLKQLEYLIRTEQIDKDFFWNKK, encoded by the coding sequence ATGAAAATATTAGTAACTGGAACAGAAGGCTACCTTGGTTCATTATTACCGTCTCTGTTAATTGAACGCGGACATGAAGTTATCGGTCTAGATACTGGTTTCTATAAAGTTGGTTGGCTATACAACGCTAATGGAGTTACACCTAAAACCCTTAACAAAGATATCCGCAACATTACCCCCGATGATTTGGAAGGCGTTGAAGCAATAGTTCATATGGCGGAACTCTCCAACGACCCAGCCGGACAATTAGCACCGAATATTACTTACGAAATTAATCATGTTGGTTCAGTTCGTCTCGCTAGCCTAGCGAAAGCTATGGGTGTGCGCCGTTTTGTATATATGTCTTCGTGCAGCGTCTACGGCGTTGCTACCGCAGGTGATGTTACAGAAGAATCCCCAATTAATCCCCAAACAGCCTACGCAGAGTGCAAAACTCTCGTAGAACGGGATGTCAGACCACTCGCTGACGATGACTTCTCTCCCACCTTTATGCGGAATGCCACAGCCTTTGGTGCTTCACCCCGGATGCGCTTTGATATTGTTTTAAACAACTTAGCAGGGTTGGCATGGACTAGCAAACAAATCAAAATGACCAGTGATGGTACACCCTGGCGGCCATTAGTCCACGCACTGGATATTTGCAAAGCAATAGTCTGTGCCTTAGAAGCACCACGAGACATTGTACATAACCAAATTTTCAACGTCGGAGATACAGCAAACAACTATCGCGTTAAAGAAATTGCGGAAATTATTGCTGATATTTTCCCAGATTGTAAATTGTCCTTTGGTGACAACGGCTCAGATAACCGTAGCTATCGGGTATCCTTCGAGAAAATCAACACAATCCTCCCCGGATTTAAGTGTGATTGGAATGCTCGCCTTGGTGCCCAGCAGCTATTTGATTTATTCAGTCAAATAGATATGGCTGAAGACACTTTCTTATTTAGAGGATTTACTCGCTTAAAACAGCTAGAGTATCTAATTCGTACCGAGCAAATTGACAAAGATTTCTTCTGGAATAAAAAGTAG
- a CDS encoding class I SAM-dependent methyltransferase, with translation MANAKCRFSGQPLHQTFIDLGMSPLANAYLTEEQLNHAEKFYPLHAYVSEDTLLVQLEQFETPDHIFSDYAYFSSYSVSWLKHVKAYTDMMVEKFGFNHHNQVIEIASNDGYLLQYFVEKGIPVLGIEPAANIAKIAQDRGIPSINKFFGVETAKELVIQGKLADLLIGNNVLAHVPDLNDFIAGMKLILKPNGILTMEFPHILQLIQQNQFDTIYHEHFSYFSFLTIEKIFSAHNLQLFDVEELSTHGGSLRIYAKHDDADNPSICNRVSHLKAKEIAAGLHQIETYITFGEKVKQTKHKLLSFLINIKAEGKSVVGYGAPAKGNTLLNYCGIGKDFIDYTVDCNPYKQDLFLPGTHIPIFEPDKIRETKPDYVLILPWNLKEEIMEQMAFIGEWGGQFVVPIPEIKVYPSPIPDRLLIAS, from the coding sequence ATGGCGAACGCAAAATGTCGTTTCAGTGGTCAACCTCTGCACCAAACCTTTATTGATTTAGGAATGTCACCTTTAGCTAATGCTTATCTGACAGAAGAACAGCTAAATCATGCCGAAAAATTTTATCCTCTCCATGCTTACGTCTCCGAAGACACTCTTTTAGTTCAATTAGAACAATTTGAAACTCCCGATCATATTTTCAGTGACTATGCTTATTTCTCTTCCTACTCAGTAAGTTGGCTAAAACACGTCAAAGCTTACACCGATATGATGGTAGAAAAATTTGGCTTTAATCATCATAATCAAGTTATTGAAATTGCTAGCAACGATGGCTACCTACTGCAATATTTTGTAGAAAAGGGAATCCCAGTTTTAGGAATAGAACCAGCAGCAAATATAGCCAAGATAGCTCAAGATAGAGGTATTCCTAGTATCAACAAGTTTTTTGGAGTTGAAACTGCCAAAGAACTTGTGATACAAGGAAAACTAGCTGACCTTTTAATAGGCAATAATGTTTTAGCTCATGTACCAGATTTAAATGATTTCATTGCTGGGATGAAACTCATCCTCAAACCAAATGGTATTTTGACGATGGAGTTTCCTCACATTTTGCAATTGATTCAACAAAATCAGTTTGATACTATTTATCACGAGCATTTTTCTTACTTCTCATTTCTTACTATCGAAAAGATTTTCTCAGCACACAATTTGCAACTTTTTGATGTGGAAGAATTATCAACTCACGGCGGTTCACTAAGAATTTATGCCAAACATGATGATGCTGATAATCCTAGTATCTGTAACCGAGTTAGCCATCTAAAAGCAAAAGAAATTGCTGCTGGACTACATCAGATAGAGACTTATATTACATTTGGCGAAAAAGTCAAACAAACAAAGCATAAGCTTTTAAGTTTCCTTATAAATATCAAAGCAGAAGGTAAATCAGTTGTTGGTTATGGCGCACCAGCTAAAGGTAACACATTGCTTAATTACTGTGGTATTGGGAAAGATTTTATCGATTACACAGTCGATTGTAATCCTTACAAACAAGACTTATTTTTACCTGGGACTCATATCCCCATCTTTGAACCAGATAAAATCCGCGAAACCAAACCAGATTATGTCCTAATTTTACCTTGGAATCTCAAGGAAGAAATTATGGAACAAATGGCATTCATTGGCGAGTGGGGTGGACAGTTTGTTGTGCCCATTCCTGAAATAAAAGTTTATCCTTCTCCTATTCCGGATAGGCTTTTAATAGCGTCGTAA
- a CDS encoding glycosyltransferase family 2 protein: MNKLLTIAIPTFNRAQLLDKQLTWLAQAIKGFEDECEILISDNCSTDNTQEVIKKWQEILSNITFKSNRNSKNLGVVKNIMYCLKSTTTKYVWTIGDDDPIQDRAIAYVISKLRQHEDLSLLFLNFSGRNQITGEPVHPPTIVGNRWFDVDSEDGKGDGKAIFEHCFSKSVGAVIFLTATVYRTDLVKRALQNWQDAENNWISLAYLAGYCAANGTVIVTKETYLECVVGVSYWQKEPKSALLMQYKHIPEVILKLEQSGYSKRFCRRMLLQNGKEVNLKVFLGALRRWPMSAIKTVVPFLALVSLCAFDVMVSKEFGLAESREVSTQEIRGYKP, from the coding sequence ATGAATAAACTACTGACTATTGCTATTCCTACATTCAATCGTGCCCAGCTTCTAGATAAACAACTTACTTGGTTAGCTCAAGCTATCAAAGGTTTTGAAGATGAATGTGAAATTTTAATTTCTGATAATTGTTCAACAGATAATACTCAGGAGGTGATTAAAAAATGGCAAGAAATACTTAGTAATATCACATTTAAATCAAATAGGAACTCCAAGAATTTAGGCGTAGTCAAAAATATTATGTATTGCCTAAAGTCTACAACAACAAAATATGTTTGGACAATCGGTGATGATGACCCAATTCAAGATAGAGCCATTGCTTATGTGATTAGCAAACTCAGACAACATGAAGATTTATCATTATTATTCCTCAATTTTTCCGGTCGTAACCAAATTACTGGTGAACCAGTTCATCCACCAACAATTGTTGGTAATCGTTGGTTTGACGTTGATAGTGAAGATGGAAAGGGTGATGGTAAAGCCATATTTGAACATTGTTTTTCAAAGAGTGTCGGTGCAGTTATTTTTCTAACTGCTACAGTCTATCGCACTGACTTAGTAAAACGCGCTCTCCAAAATTGGCAAGATGCTGAGAATAACTGGATATCTTTAGCATATTTAGCCGGATATTGCGCTGCAAATGGTACTGTAATTGTCACTAAAGAGACTTATTTAGAATGTGTTGTTGGTGTGAGTTATTGGCAGAAAGAACCAAAATCTGCACTATTAATGCAATACAAACATATCCCTGAAGTTATTTTGAAATTAGAGCAGAGTGGATATTCTAAACGGTTTTGTCGGCGGATGCTTTTGCAGAACGGTAAAGAAGTCAACTTGAAAGTTTTCTTGGGTGCTTTAAGAAGATGGCCTATGTCAGCCATCAAGACAGTAGTTCCATTTTTGGCTTTAGTCAGCTTGTGTGCTTTTGATGTGATGGTTTCTAAAGAATTCGGTTTAGCAGAATCAAGGGAAGTATCTACTCAAGAAATACGGGGCTATAAGCCATAG
- a CDS encoding phytanoyl-CoA dioxygenase → MFNAIKHKIATLSSDLEYYLARWKHSRKLPALEGRDRNILNALKKDGVYVTTLADLGFDSSSEMLKAAYHQLSQMENPTNEHLNERLPQIYTVTGLPEFYAWGVEKRLLNIIENYIGLPIAFHGVHLRKDFKNKNQFGTLLWHSDAEDRRIIKIIMYLHDVEEKTGPFQYIPRSLTPFFSWDYFRLYYKLWKSSYMGIDDEEVKSVIPKSAWKSCPGPAGTVILVDTKNALHHGTVRTEDRSTLFLCYTANPPERPDLCTQYWDDTYHRVELHSASDAVKVST, encoded by the coding sequence ATGTTTAACGCGATTAAACACAAAATAGCTACACTGTCTTCTGACTTGGAATATTACCTAGCCCGTTGGAAGCATAGCAGAAAATTGCCAGCATTAGAAGGACGCGATCGCAACATCCTTAATGCGCTCAAAAAAGATGGTGTTTATGTCACAACACTGGCAGATTTAGGGTTCGACTCTAGCTCCGAAATGCTCAAAGCTGCTTACCATCAATTATCTCAGATGGAAAATCCCACCAATGAGCATCTAAATGAACGTTTGCCACAAATTTATACAGTTACAGGTTTACCAGAATTTTATGCCTGGGGAGTAGAGAAAAGGCTACTCAACATCATTGAAAATTATATCGGTCTTCCTATTGCTTTTCATGGTGTACATTTACGCAAAGATTTCAAAAATAAAAATCAGTTTGGGACGCTGCTATGGCATAGTGATGCAGAAGACCGCCGGATTATCAAAATCATTATGTACTTGCATGATGTAGAAGAAAAAACTGGGCCTTTTCAATATATCCCTCGCTCCTTGACTCCTTTCTTTAGTTGGGATTATTTTCGACTTTACTACAAACTTTGGAAGTCCAGCTATATGGGTATCGACGATGAAGAAGTAAAATCAGTTATCCCCAAATCAGCTTGGAAATCCTGCCCAGGCCCAGCAGGTACTGTCATTCTTGTAGATACGAAAAATGCTCTGCATCACGGCACAGTTCGCACAGAAGATAGGTCAACACTATTCTTGTGTTACACCGCCAATCCCCCTGAACGGCCAGACCTCTGCACCCAATACTGGGATGATACTTATCACAGAGTAGAGTTACATTCTGCATCGGATGCAGTTAAAGTTTCGACTTAA
- the rfbC gene encoding dTDP-4-dehydrorhamnose 3,5-epimerase, giving the protein MIFTATALKDAFIIDLEEKPDHRGFFARSFCAQEFEAHGLKPTVAQCNLSFNYKKGTIRGMHYQVLPAAETKLIRCTKGAIYDVIIDMRPESPSFLSHIGVELTPENRRALYVPEMFAHGYQALTDETEVVYQVGEFYTPGYERGLRYDDPFFNIDWPLDVTEISEKDLSWPLLRMMTVGGTSR; this is encoded by the coding sequence ATGATTTTCACCGCAACCGCACTAAAAGACGCATTCATTATTGACTTAGAAGAAAAACCAGACCACCGTGGTTTTTTTGCTCGTTCTTTCTGCGCTCAAGAATTTGAAGCCCACGGATTAAAGCCAACTGTTGCCCAATGCAACCTATCTTTTAACTACAAAAAAGGCACTATCCGGGGAATGCACTATCAAGTTCTACCAGCCGCAGAAACGAAGTTAATTCGCTGTACTAAAGGCGCTATCTATGACGTAATTATTGATATGCGTCCTGAATCTCCTAGTTTTTTATCACATATTGGTGTGGAATTAACCCCAGAAAACCGCCGTGCTTTGTATGTTCCAGAAATGTTTGCTCATGGCTATCAAGCACTGACGGATGAGACTGAAGTTGTATATCAAGTGGGTGAATTTTACACGCCAGGGTATGAAAGAGGTTTACGCTATGATGACCCGTTTTTTAACATTGATTGGCCTCTAGATGTGACTGAAATATCTGAGAAAGATTTAAGTTGGCCTTTGTTGAGAATGATGACTGTTGGTGGTACTTCTAGATAA